The following proteins are encoded in a genomic region of Planctomycetota bacterium:
- the ruvX gene encoding Holliday junction resolvase RuvX — MRILGLDLGERRVGAAVSDPEGKVAHPLAQLEPTGRRDLVAQVARLVSEHGVERVVVGLPVRLDGTLGKEARRAEATVEALRASVGVPVAVWDERFSTRRADRAMQEAGLSAGRRRGKRDMVAATLILQAYLDAGAPLA; from the coding sequence ATGCGAATCCTTGGTCTGGACCTCGGCGAGCGGCGCGTGGGGGCGGCCGTGAGCGACCCCGAAGGCAAAGTCGCCCATCCCCTCGCGCAACTGGAGCCGACGGGACGCCGGGACCTCGTGGCCCAGGTCGCTCGCCTGGTGTCCGAGCACGGCGTCGAGCGCGTCGTGGTCGGCCTGCCGGTGCGCCTGGACGGGACTCTGGGGAAAGAGGCGCGGCGTGCGGAGGCGACGGTCGAGGCGCTCCGCGCCTCGGTCGGCGTGCCGGTGGCGGTGTGGGACGAGCGGTTCTCGACGCGCCGGGCGGACCGGGCGATGCAGGAGGCCGGCCTGTCGGCCGGGCGCCGACGCGGGAAGCGCGACATGGTGGCGGCCACGCTCATCCTCCAGGCCTACCTCGATGCCGGGGCGCCCTTGGCCTGA